The Silene latifolia isolate original U9 population chromosome X, ASM4854445v1, whole genome shotgun sequence genome contains the following window.
TCGATTTTGCAACAACGGAGGATGTTGTCCAATGGTGGGAACTTTATGGGTTCGAGTTCTGGTAAGCCAATTGAATCGACTTTGCAAGAACCAAATATGATGAATTTTATGGGTTCGAGCTCTGGTAAGGCAATTGAATCGACTCTGCAACAACCAAATATGATGTCCAGCGGTGGGAACTTTATGGGTTCGAGCTCTGGTAAGCCAATTGAATCGACTCTGCAACAACCAAGTATGATGTCCAACGGTGGGAACTTTATGGGTTCGAGCTCTGGTAAGCCAATTGAATCGACTCTGCAACAACCAAATATGATGTCCAACGGTGGGAAGTTTATGGGTTCGAGCTCTGGTAAGCCAATTGAATCGACTCTGCAACAACCAAATATGATGTCCAACGGTGGGAACTTTATGGGTTCGAGCTCTGGTAAGCTAATTGAATCGACTTTGCAACAACCAAATATGATGAACTTTATGGGTTCGAGCTCTGGTAAGCCAATTGAATCGACTTTGTTGTCTAACGGTGGGAACTTTATGGGTTCGAGCTCTAGTAAACCTATTGAATCGACTCTGTTGTCCAACGGTGGGAACTTTATGGGTTCGAGCTTTGGGAACTTTATGGGTCCGAGCTCTGGTAAGGCAATTGAATCGAGTTTGCAACAACCAAATATGATGTCCAACGGTGGGAATTTTATGGGTTGGAGCTCTGGTAAGGCAATTGAATCGACTTtgcaacaacaaaatatgatgTCCAATGATGGGAACATTATTATGGGTTCGAGCTCTGGAAGCAAGCCCGAGAAACGCCACATCCCGGATGAACAGAGGCTGCAATTACCAGAGGTGGTGTCCGACCGAGGTCCTTCCACATATGAGTATCTATTGAACGACATCTTGGATTCCGCATATGAGTATCCTACATTATTCGATTTTTCAGAAGATGGCAATAAAGACTACAGAAACTGTTGATTGTTGGACTATCTTCTATTTCGTGTTCAGTCCCTAGGTTCCAATCATTTATTTTTCTTTGATTAAAATCCCGCTCAGAAATTTTTATTCTTAAGGGAATTTTGATGCTATATATTTGACGTGtaagattttttttattttatctttttgttttttgtttttttggcaaCCGTAAAATTATTTGACGTGTAAGATTGATCCCAAGAAAAAACTGATATTCGAGAGAACGACTCATAGTTTTAGAAGACGCGTCTCATACATGCGCCTCTGCTGTTATATATAGTCATTGCTAtatgggatattctctcgtgtacccctgaactttttcgttttctaaggcGTATCcctcgtttttcacaaaaaaactttaaccgacaataattctctgttacgagttcagaaaacggtaattttttttttcaaaccaattatctcgtcaaggccttcaatttgaaaaaaaaaaaattcaccgctttttgaactcgtagccggtagttatggttggtcaaacattttttaacgaataaactttgaccgaccataattcccgactacgagttgagacgtcggttAATTTTTTTCCAAACAGAAaacctcttaaagacggtcaatttggaaaaaaaacgtttatcgtattctgaacttgtagccaagagttattgacaGTCAAAGTTATCTTGCATGAAAAgaggggtatatcatagaaaatgaaaaaactGAGGGGTACAGGATAGAATATCCCTTGCTATATTCAAAGTTCTTAATCACAAAATGAGTTAGGAATTGGGATCATCTGAAATGTTAGTATAATCTAGCACGAAAAAAAAATGTCCATGTTCATTACTCTGGAGTTATAGATAGCCGATCAGCCGATAGGGGAAGTCATATCTATATACACATATCCACATCGTCTATACTTGAAGGATACGAGTAATTATTCCCCCACACGATCATCAAAAACTAAGAAATTCGGTAAAGATCAACTAGAAAACTGCAGTGAAATTAACTTCAGTTTCGTGTTTAACATTACAGAGATAGCAGTCGATAGTAGCTGAAATTTACAGAGATTCAACTAGTACAGAAGCAGAAGACGCGGACAATCTACTTAATCTTTCTAACTTATATCACCGATGAAGTGATAAACAACTAAAAAAAAGCGACAACAGCAAGACGATCTGAACATGAAGTCTAAAAAGGAGCCAAAATGTTGTTCAGGATCTCGGTAGCCATTCTTGAACGTCTAAACTCGACCATCCCACAAGCTTTCATTCTGAACCTTGCCTGGTACCAACAAGACTTGAACCTCTTTCGGAGGGTTCAGTCCCCATTGCTTAGCACGATTCCATCGATCAAGCCTAGGAATGCCGGTGCACGGTCCATACGCCATGTTCAAGTCAAATTGCCTGAGCACCacctcattttcatcatagtccTCTGTCAAAGTAAACATTACGAAATCAATGTCCCACGATCACAACGAAATTTCATAAGAGTACAACAATTTCGTCTCAATAAAAGTAAATCTCGTCCTTAACAAACTAACAATTCCGAATTTAACAAACAATTCCGAATCAAAGTTAGTCTAATAATCACCTCCACAGAAGCTCAAATCTGATTGAGATACTAGAACAATCTCGACatattaagaaccctaatttcatCCAAGTATGCACCAACACAAAAAATTATAAACCGTAAGTTAACCACAACATTCACCAACACAAACTCCACCGCTAATTAAGTAATCGTATAAAGTTTTGATAAATTGATGATCACAAATCaaactaaaacaaatttgacaaattaaaaccctaattcaTCTCAATATGCACCAGTGcaccaccacaaaaaaaaaattaggaacTCGAGATAACCACAACATTCACCAACACAAATTTCACAGCTAATCAATCAAGCAGAATAACAATTACGAATCCTTGATAAGCTTAAAGCTGATTGAGAACTGGAACAATTTCATCGAATTAAGAACCCTAATATCATCTCAGTCTGCACCCCCATAAAATCTAAATTCCACAGCTAAACGACTAATCATTAGTCATAAGAGTGTCAACAAATTAACAGATACGACTACGAATCAAAGTTAATCTCAACATTCACCACCACAGAAGCTCAAAGCTGATTGAGAAACTGGAACAATCTCAACGAATTAAGAACCTCAAGTTAATCACAACATTCACCAATACAAATTTCACGGTTAATCGATTAATCATACAAATTTCAACAAATTAAAAATTATGAATCAGAGTTTATCTCAACATTGAAACTGATTGGGATACTGGAACAATCTAATTTCATTTCACCACCACAGACCACAATGCGACGCATTAAGAACTCTAGTTTCATTTCAGTATGCACCACCACACAAAATTAAGAACCTCAACTAAACCACAACCTTCACCAGCACAAATTCCGCACAAGTGTGTCGACAAATTATCAATTATCAGTTTCAATTAATTACGAACCCTAATTTCATCTCAGTATACACAATAACGAAAAAATAACCACAATTTTCCGAAATATCACCAAATTTCTCTAATTAACAAACATAAGAGAGATTACACTAACATTTGATGTACATTTTACAATTAACTACTttaaaatcaatcaatcaaaccGTCAATCAATTCAAAAAACCCTAACATTTCCTCATCAATCTGTTATTCCTACTAACAACCTAAATACTACTTTCTTCCCTTCCGAAAACAACATTTTGAATAATCGTATACAATCGAATGGAACAGACGAAGTACGTAAATTAAAACAAATCGATAATAACAAGAATTAATCAAAATTAATCAAGAAGTATACTATTCCTCACTCCGTTCCGCGACGGAGATTTTAAAAAACGTATACAATCAAATGAAACAGACGAAGTACGTAAACTTACTAAACTACGACAAAACgataataaattaaattaataaaaatgaTTAAAAAGAGGAATTAAAAAAGTATACGTTGAAGATCAGGAGAACCGTGGTGAGAGAGGAGAGCAGGAGGTTGAACGACGTCGGATCGTAAGGAAGCAGAGTGAGAAGGAGGAGTCTTCTTGTTTACGCCGCCTTTTGACTTTGAAATGACGGAATTACCCTTCTTCTGTTGCTTGAAATATCCTTTCATGTTCACTCTTGGTGTCGCCATTTCTTTGGTTTCTCTCTCTAGATTTCTGTtaatttttaaattttgaaaattctggaaaCTTTCTTTGGACGATTGTTGGGTGTGAGATTATCATTTTGTAATACGGGTTATTGGACTTGTTTGGGCCTAAAAGGATATTTTTGGTGGACTGATTGAGGTGGTGGATTGACCTGATTCGAATAACCCAATTCAGAGGACACGAAATTGACCTGTAATTCAAATTGGCCCGATTAATATGACCCGGCTTGAATGTTTATTATCGTACGCCGTTTATTAacataaataacttgataataattTAACTGAAAATGACTTAATTTCGAATTGACTTTACATAACTTGAATTCTGTTAAATCAAAAAATGATCCGGCTCGACCCCAACCCGATTTAACTAAATGATTTTCGTGTGGGAGCCCGAGAGGTAGTAATTCTACTAAACTCGCTTTTCGTGTGATCCTTTTTTATAAGAATTTGTGACATTATTATTAACATAAGAGAAGAATAATGGTTTCGCGAATTTTAGACTAGTAGATCTTTTGGGTGTAGCTACCCCACGTTTTGTTCCTTAATTATCGGGCTTTGTCCtaaatactactccctccatttaacTCCAGTTTGCAAGTATTTCTTTTTCGTCCATTCAACTCCGCTTTACATGTTTCCTTATTTGGCTAAGAAAATTATtattctatccttattgaaaatctatatttacaaaaaaaTGTCATCCATACCCCACACTAATCCaccataaaaccccacctttatattttttttaaatatttataACCTCTCCATTCTctttccctatgtacttttaatagtttttttaattcGCTCCTTAATACTCGTGCAAAAAGCAAACTTGCAAAGCGGAGTTGAATAAAGGGAGTACTCCCTAGTCCCTATTGAGCAAaatgtttacatttgtttttggTGTGGGCTTTTAGGTGAGACCAAAACGGTCTGTGTATGTAGTAGGTTTGCAATCATCCATCCATCACATTAAACTTCATCCAGTCCATCAATCCGCAGATGGGACAGATGGATCAGTTGATAAGCGAATTACACTTAATTATGTTTATAATTTTAAAAAAGTATTGAATTTTATTCACCCTAAAAGTATTAAGGTGAACTAATAATAGAATAAGAACTTTAGTGATCTTGAAACGTGAGTAATACTGCATATATTGATTTGAGTAATCTTAAGTTTTATCTTTTTCAGGAAAAGAACAACGTGTGACGGGTTGGATTTAGCTTCATCCAACCTCAATTTATTTCGAGTTTTTGTCAATATATTTAAATCAGGTGATAAGTAGATATTTAGCGAGTACGGGTAAAATTATCATCCCTAAGTCGTATTTGATACATTCTTTACATGCTTGAATGTAAGCCGTGGCTAATTTTTTTGGACAATTTTGCATGCCATCAAGAAATAATGGGGGGATAATTAACCAAGAATTGATCATTACAGTTACCGGTAATAATTAACTATCGTCTGGCCGTGAAGTTAATGGTTCGATTTCCGTTGAGTTAAAATATAGTCCTGTTAGTTGATGATTGTAAATATCATTATAAGTCCTTAAAGAGACCCCTGACCTTAAGCTGGGTAAACCCTACCCTTAAACCTAAACTTTTTATAGTTTTATGTACCAAAAAAATGCACTAGTGCACTACCGGCTACCCACTAGGTCCACTAGGCGGCCTACGCGGCTACGCCCATAACTTCGGGCTTATATAGAtcgtacattgtgaggtaaaatggtatccgtcttcagcttgtgacggatatgtcatgtcttcaatgagaatttgtgtatatagattgtattgtatttcaAATAACACAATTTTTTGTTTAAAATGGATATTCCGTATTTTATAAGATAAGGCACCGATTTTCTTCTTGCTCTTCATATACGAAATTGACTCAGCTAAAATCAGCTAAAATACGTTGAAAAAATAAAGAGAACAATGGTAAACTATTAAAAGAGCGACAACAGGAAGACAATCAGAGCATGGAGTAAAAAAAGAAGCCAAAAGTTAGcctttatatgtttttttttggaTATGTATTGTTATTGATCGTGGCCAAAAGAAACACTTTAATTTCTACCTAATTACaaacgtagttgctcattcatgtacgGGTTTTACTCATTTATGtactttttttcattatttttccataCTATGCCCTTTGCTTAATTCTCTCTAAATCTCTTTAATTGTCTCCCTcacaaaattaattaaattctaTACACAATTATGGATGCTGACTCTCGTATCGATCAGGTCATAATTCTAATTCTTAGTTTTATGAATTATATCATCAAATTAAGAAATTGATTTACTCtaactaaattagggtttgtttaaaCACTTGTCGGAGTTCGGTAATTGAATACAGTAATCTTACATACCTTATTC
Protein-coding sequences here:
- the LOC141619352 gene encoding uncharacterized protein LOC141619352, translated to MATPRVNMKGYFKQQKKGNSVISKSKGGVNKKTPPSHSASLRSDVVQPPALLSHHGSPDLQQDYDENEVVLRQFDLNMAYGPCTGIPRLDRWNRAKQWGLNPPKEVQVLLVPGKVQNESLWDGRV
- the LOC141622636 gene encoding uncharacterized protein LOC141622636; the encoded protein is MLKQNANNFDIVLTNVYIDEMDGFKLLEAGRELDIPVIMISASESRDIILKGVRYGAVDYLIKPIRLEVVKTIWQHVYRKKLASSRSTPLVRDHIEEEVRDGQNRTSVENDCIEEIQSDQETSKDSKENCKKERMKWTDELKEKFIRIVESLGGIDRAQPKKILELMDEPDLTREQIASHLQKVRKNWKEKQNNEQNSLVAASSSHQQPVVGNTVSQGQGGLSWLNYQRQLNYNYWQMTPSIGYTTPMFQDKPNESILQQRRMLSNGGNFMGSSSGKPIESTLQEPNMMNFMGSSSGKAIESTLQQPNMMSSGGNFMGSSSGKPIESTLQQPSMMSNGGNFMGSSSGKPIESTLQQPNMMSNGGKFMGSSSGKPIESTLQQPNMMSNGGNFMGSSSGKLIESTLQQPNMMNFMGSSSGKPIESTLLSNGGNFMGSSSSKPIESTLLSNGGNFMGSSFGNFMGPSSGKAIESSLQQPNMMSNGGNFMGWSSGKAIESTLQQQNMMSNDGNIIMGSSSGSKPEKRHIPDEQRLQLPEVVSDRGPSTYEYLLNDILDSAYEYPTLFDFSEDGNKDYRNC